From one Gracilibacillus salinarum genomic stretch:
- a CDS encoding response regulator transcription factor: MRIAIVKEASIYREGLVGVLSTEFKDYDVIAVEPKQQEKLRDYIIDLLIIDIDTKTDTMSLVEKYMENNKKIIIWTENQHHENLTELFKMNLHGYFFNGMEKEELIGAIEKIVAGNHYIHQDLAPVLLGDYRQIYNRKESRPVGVFTNREWEVMELLTKGYSNQRISQKLYITDKTVKNHISSILRKLEVPDRTNAVITAFRNEWFYVS; encoded by the coding sequence ATGCGAATTGCAATTGTGAAAGAAGCTTCTATTTATCGCGAGGGTTTGGTAGGGGTGCTTTCTACGGAATTCAAGGATTATGATGTAATCGCAGTGGAACCGAAACAACAAGAGAAATTACGAGACTATATCATTGATTTGTTAATCATTGATATTGATACTAAGACTGACACCATGTCGCTTGTAGAGAAATATATGGAGAACAACAAGAAAATTATTATCTGGACGGAGAATCAACACCATGAGAATCTAACCGAACTGTTCAAAATGAACTTACACGGTTACTTCTTTAACGGAATGGAAAAGGAAGAATTAATTGGAGCCATTGAAAAAATCGTTGCGGGTAACCATTATATCCACCAGGATCTTGCACCAGTTCTGCTAGGCGATTACCGCCAGATTTATAATCGTAAAGAGTCAAGACCCGTTGGTGTGTTTACCAACCGCGAGTGGGAAGTGATGGAGCTCTTGACAAAAGGTTATAGTAATCAACGTATTAGTCAAAAGCTTTATATCACAGACAAAACGGTAAAGAATCATATTAGCTCCATCTTGCGTAAATTAGAAGTACCAGACCGGACGAATGCAGTCATTACAGCCTTTCGGAATGAATGGTTTTACGTTTCTTAA
- a CDS encoding catalase: MNKKNTNSQHNHTSENHSPSFARPYKWNIDLPAKLHSQTVGKRGPILKQDSVEHETLQTFIHEKITERPVHVKGWGAFGYFETIYSMSDYTSLSFLQEPGTQVPVFVRFSLAVSTKGTPDTSRNVRGFSTKFYTEEGIFDLVFNHIPVFSVRDTIRFPEAIKAFLPSSKNNLIDPTRYWNFVARAPESLLFTLLVYSNLGTVKSLRHIPGYSVNTYVWKNTEGKRYYVKYVWSPMAGQQYIRNEEAVRLAGENPDIAGQDLYDSIEKGEPVEYGLYVQVMDPEQSLNLPYDPLDDTKIWDQQQFPFLPVGRMVLNKNPDNYMEQVEKAAFSPTNLLDGAELSDDKMLQGRANIYWDSQRYRIGPDFRNVPVNKEANWWPGDLVTSGNGRLVEGTLQRSDIEKHDDFTQAGLFYESLSEQDQADLIDNMAAGLSAVSSDVFDVVNQYMEQASDDLARKLNQAVTEKKEQ, from the coding sequence ATGAATAAGAAGAATACAAATTCCCAACATAACCATACGTCAGAGAATCATTCCCCTTCATTCGCAAGGCCCTATAAATGGAATATAGACTTGCCAGCTAAACTTCACTCTCAAACAGTAGGAAAACGAGGGCCCATTTTAAAACAAGATAGCGTTGAACATGAAACACTACAGACATTTATCCATGAAAAGATTACAGAACGGCCTGTGCATGTGAAGGGATGGGGCGCTTTCGGCTACTTTGAAACCATTTATTCGATGTCCGATTACACGTCGCTTTCTTTTCTGCAAGAGCCAGGAACACAGGTGCCGGTATTTGTGCGATTCTCATTAGCGGTTAGTACAAAAGGAACACCAGATACATCCAGAAATGTGCGGGGTTTTTCCACTAAATTTTATACGGAAGAAGGTATTTTTGATCTTGTGTTTAATCATATTCCAGTCTTTTCAGTGCGGGACACGATTCGTTTCCCTGAAGCGATTAAGGCATTTCTTCCATCATCGAAAAACAACTTAATCGATCCGACCCGTTACTGGAACTTCGTCGCAAGAGCACCGGAGTCATTGCTATTCACATTACTTGTGTACTCCAATCTAGGCACAGTAAAAAGTCTGCGTCATATACCAGGCTATAGTGTTAATACATATGTCTGGAAAAACACAGAAGGTAAGCGATACTATGTGAAATATGTTTGGTCACCAATGGCAGGTCAACAGTATATCCGTAATGAGGAAGCTGTGAGATTAGCGGGCGAAAACCCGGATATTGCGGGGCAGGATTTATATGACTCGATTGAAAAAGGTGAACCAGTCGAATATGGATTGTATGTTCAGGTGATGGACCCTGAACAGTCATTGAACTTACCCTATGATCCATTAGATGATACGAAAATTTGGGATCAGCAACAGTTTCCATTCCTTCCTGTCGGTCGTATGGTGTTAAACAAAAATCCAGATAACTACATGGAGCAAGTAGAAAAGGCGGCCTTCTCCCCAACGAATTTATTGGATGGTGCAGAACTATCCGATGATAAGATGCTGCAAGGTCGAGCAAATATATATTGGGATTCTCAACGTTACCGTATAGGACCGGATTTCCGTAATGTTCCTGTGAACAAGGAGGCAAATTGGTGGCCGGGTGATTTAGTTACTAGCGGTAATGGGCGATTGGTGGAAGGAACATTGCAACGATCTGACATTGAAAAACACGATGATTTTACACAAGCAGGACTCTTTTATGAATCATTGTCCGAGCAAGACCAAGCAGATTTAATTGATAATATGGCAGCGGGATTGTCTGCTGTTTCGTCAGATGTATTCGATGTGGTGAATCAATATATGGAGCAAGCATCTGATGATTTAGCGAGAAAACTGAACCAAGCGGTCACAGAGAAAAAAGAGCAATAG
- the tnpB gene encoding IS66 family insertion sequence element accessory protein TnpB, whose protein sequence is MIVNVEDAKRCYIVCGKTDMRYGIDSLAYTVQPQFDLDPIPGCFFSFVGTKKTALMHYIGMGVVTV, encoded by the coding sequence TTGATTGTAAATGTAGAGGATGCGAAAAGATGTTATATCGTATGTGGTAAAACGGATATGCGCTATGGCATTGATTCATTAGCTTATACCGTCCAACCACAGTTTGACTTAGATCCCATTCCAGGATGCTTTTTTTCTTTTGTGGGAACAAAAAAGACCGCTTTAATGCACTATATTGGAATGGGGGTGGTTACTGTATAA
- a CDS encoding SpaA isopeptide-forming pilin-related protein has protein sequence MKKYLSILLIAFIMFSQLSYSSSIILAESNNNHTEEFTITLESGASLKESIIDIGSETIYDNLKITLPNDADWDEEKTKELTKADFSLTYQPDTHTLVVDNVPDSPPLSIKIVLNNLSEQNEIKVEGYTNNELVAKESLTFSLDKNAADDKNVSNDSSTIESTNNDSSENINNKYDDTVANPKETTKEEATQDVLSNNFITPLSGNLNVDIDVSPLNTNIYAGNDAAYKFVFKTTGSIAKYTNAVIRVDLPELDTVSFNQALSELKIAGVEPHFDEEMNQLIYEFDSISTGQTYENIIKVQTANGITPNATKLNMTASFEADQQAIVDDSAQVIVDSSTTISVSKNFTKAIGNDRNLPIPNSDTVWKISVDIPKKSIGQSYIEEGSKITVVDTIPNGLNYDSTSKGPEPDQSGNQLTWTFDAPSIEEQENSEDTLFTKDLEVVLTAEDNTVDQTLTNNVDVTTSFIGGNENSVSASDSVTIVDSEKATGDIEGNVYVPGHHGPLNGKGDIGPFDNKNPNPVVYDDALLGFSHGIAPLQESKEGDFRKYTTRYDIDPHLIFEEMKTPGGFVYRPGPDYPGGVPLTNDPVFNIEAIVDGSREVLVQEADIDTTYTRSELGISENARVSAIFLDFTYAPSGMLNNGRPNYYFGVEKGYTGDVTNIFNINGIGGEGTAFGSNTNGRPYNTDPIAGPRSAQIVPKPTDQPPIATVDVSLTNHQGSYVDFGDNRMSVNLTTSNSSTLAMNEPLEATVLLPSGVVISDNPDSLFYGSDGRESNGEYEIVSDNFNDTGRQLITFHWEDRLLRPGKNINTEINVDISEGAPNILKFDVYGFSGDEELTVPTVDNPGLTDTILQTDVGDLNGDGNDDQPRLKSGNEYYMSGQYNIQTEKLVRGALDDTFTKFGSTVPGGEIDYQLTLTNTTGDDISSMTLMDVLPSVGDLGITDNIDRGSQFTPSLVKTIQIPTSWEDRVDIYYSSVATPERDDLTRNTNYPETTEKLSNPDSAEAPDWTLASEIEDWSSIHAFKIELKDGVEWIEGEDITISFSMVAPAASDVDPKVLDKNINPSERAAWNSFAIATDQGQPVEPTRVGVYMNLDNSVQLLKKGEDDEVLQGAIFSLYNEDNQEIDSGLTTNEQGIIVVEDLLPGSYEFVETSAPEGYQLDDTPIPFDIEFAQQEPVEISKVNELATGSVELKKVGEDGLLLVGVEFELQDAEGKMLQDGLFTDENGVIKVNGLKPGSYQFVEKATLDGYKLDTNPISFEIGFAQNTPVELEVENLLSTGSVELFKIGEEGEGLEGAEFTLRNEAGDELQTGLTTDEIGQLLIEDLKPGHYELVETKAPFGHELDETPIPFEIVFDQQETLQLTMENEQSTGAVELTKTGEDGNILEGVEFELQDAEGNTLQENLTTDADGKLLVQELKPGNYQFVETSTIQGYDIDNTPISFDIVLGQTEPTEVSFENPLTPGAVTLTKVGEEGEGLEGAEFTLRNEAGDELQTDLTTDETGQLLIEDLKPGHYELVETKAPFGYQLDKTPIPFEIVFDQQETLQLTMENSYIPSTFELTKQGEDGRLLEGVVFELQDSDGETLEEGFTTDEQGKLTIADLDPGSYQLVETETIAGYDLDATPIEFDIGLGQTEPTEVSFENPLTPGAVTLTKVGEEGEGLEGAEFTLRNEAGDELQTGLITNETGQLLIEDLKPGHYELVETKAPFGHELDETPIPFEIVFDQQETLQLTMENEQSTGAVELTKTGEDGNDLEGVEFELQDAEGNTLQTGLETNAGGKLLISDLKPGSYQFVETEGLPGYDLIADPIEFIITLGQTEVTKVNAVNPLSTGSVELTKLGKADNGLSGAIFELLNEQGETLQMGLATDQNGKLIIEDLKPGSYQLVETEAPFGYELDSTPIPFEIDFNQAETLNLAMKNSMTSGSVELTKVDEETGGTLAGATFELQQEGKVLQENLKTDENGKLLVEDLTPGTYQFVETRAPDGYQLDSAPLTFTIDLGQSETLLISTDNTIVKGDFALTKVDFDNPSLPLAGVKFEVQDAEGNILREDLVTGEDGKLLIEDLRPGKYLLKETEPLEGYHSHRPISFTIDKGQLAPKKIALTNKQIRSGVELVKLDSKNKEKTLHGAEFSLKNKDGELIAQDLTTDENGMIIVDYLKPGEYYFTETKAPKGYTLDPSPIRFTIELGQSERTKVEVLNQLEVNGEEKTQSSLPTTATNIFNYTLWGALFVIGGTVTFMFYRRRRQ, from the coding sequence ATGAAAAAATACTTGTCAATATTGTTGATTGCTTTCATAATGTTCTCTCAATTATCGTACTCTAGTTCGATCATTCTTGCAGAAAGTAACAACAATCACACAGAAGAGTTTACCATCACCCTAGAGAGTGGTGCGTCGTTAAAAGAAAGTATCATAGATATAGGTTCAGAAACTATATATGACAACTTAAAAATCACTTTACCTAATGATGCGGATTGGGATGAAGAAAAAACAAAAGAATTAACAAAAGCAGACTTTTCTTTAACCTATCAACCTGATACTCATACGTTAGTAGTAGATAACGTACCCGATTCACCACCTTTATCTATTAAAATAGTACTGAACAATTTATCAGAACAGAACGAAATAAAAGTTGAAGGATATACAAATAATGAATTAGTAGCTAAAGAAAGCTTAACGTTTTCTCTAGACAAAAACGCTGCTGACGACAAAAACGTTTCTAATGACTCATCTACTATAGAGAGCACAAACAATGATTCCTCGGAAAATATCAACAATAAGTATGATGATACTGTTGCTAACCCCAAAGAAACCACCAAAGAAGAAGCAACCCAAGACGTTCTTTCAAATAATTTTATTACTCCTCTATCGGGTAATTTAAATGTGGATATTGATGTATCGCCATTAAATACTAATATTTATGCTGGAAATGACGCTGCTTATAAATTTGTATTTAAAACGACAGGGTCAATCGCAAAATATACGAATGCTGTGATTCGAGTAGATTTACCAGAACTAGATACAGTATCATTTAATCAGGCTCTTTCTGAATTGAAAATAGCAGGCGTCGAGCCTCATTTTGATGAAGAAATGAATCAGTTGATATATGAGTTTGATAGCATAAGTACTGGACAAACGTATGAAAATATTATCAAAGTGCAGACTGCAAATGGCATAACACCGAATGCAACGAAGTTAAATATGACGGCATCATTTGAAGCAGATCAACAAGCGATAGTGGACGATTCGGCACAAGTAATAGTGGATTCCTCCACAACGATTTCTGTATCAAAAAATTTTACCAAAGCAATAGGAAATGATCGAAATCTACCTATTCCAAATTCGGACACAGTTTGGAAAATTAGTGTTGATATCCCTAAAAAAAGTATTGGGCAAAGCTACATTGAAGAAGGCTCAAAAATTACGGTAGTAGATACTATACCGAATGGGCTAAATTATGATTCGACCTCTAAAGGGCCTGAACCAGATCAGAGTGGAAATCAATTAACGTGGACATTTGACGCTCCAAGTATAGAGGAGCAAGAAAATTCGGAAGATACATTATTCACAAAAGATCTTGAAGTGGTATTAACGGCTGAAGATAATACCGTGGATCAAACGTTAACAAACAATGTTGATGTTACTACTTCTTTTATTGGGGGAAATGAAAATAGTGTTAGTGCAAGTGACAGTGTAACAATCGTGGATTCGGAGAAAGCAACTGGCGACATTGAGGGAAATGTTTATGTGCCGGGGCATCACGGACCTTTAAATGGTAAAGGGGATATTGGTCCATTTGATAATAAAAACCCTAATCCCGTCGTATATGATGACGCTTTACTAGGATTTTCACATGGTATTGCACCATTGCAAGAAAGTAAAGAAGGAGATTTTCGCAAGTATACTACGCGTTATGATATTGATCCTCATTTAATATTTGAAGAAATGAAGACTCCAGGAGGGTTTGTATATAGACCTGGACCTGATTATCCCGGAGGGGTACCTTTAACTAATGATCCTGTCTTCAACATAGAAGCAATAGTCGACGGAAGTAGAGAAGTGTTAGTACAAGAAGCAGATATTGATACAACTTATACCAGATCAGAACTAGGAATAAGCGAGAATGCCAGAGTAAGTGCTATATTCTTAGATTTTACTTACGCACCCAGCGGTATGCTTAATAATGGCAGACCAAATTATTATTTTGGAGTTGAAAAGGGATATACTGGAGATGTTACAAACATATTTAATATTAATGGTATAGGTGGTGAGGGGACAGCCTTCGGAAGTAATACAAATGGGAGGCCATACAATACGGATCCCATTGCAGGCCCTAGATCTGCGCAAATTGTGCCCAAGCCCACGGATCAACCACCAATAGCAACAGTCGATGTATCGCTAACCAATCATCAAGGTTCCTATGTTGACTTTGGAGATAATCGAATGAGTGTTAATTTAACTACATCAAATAGTTCTACCTTAGCTATGAACGAGCCGTTAGAAGCAACAGTATTGTTACCATCAGGGGTTGTAATCTCAGATAATCCAGATTCGTTATTTTATGGTTCAGACGGAAGAGAATCAAATGGTGAGTATGAAATAGTTAGTGATAATTTTAATGATACAGGGCGGCAATTGATAACCTTTCATTGGGAAGATAGACTCTTACGTCCGGGGAAGAATATAAACACAGAAATCAATGTGGACATTAGTGAAGGGGCTCCGAATATTTTAAAATTTGATGTATATGGCTTTTCCGGAGATGAGGAACTAACAGTTCCCACTGTAGATAATCCAGGGTTAACAGATACCATTCTTCAAACAGACGTAGGGGACCTAAATGGAGACGGAAATGATGACCAACCACGACTGAAATCTGGTAATGAATATTATATGAGTGGTCAATATAATATTCAAACAGAGAAGTTAGTAAGAGGTGCATTAGATGATACATTTACCAAATTCGGGAGTACTGTGCCTGGTGGGGAAATTGATTATCAATTAACGTTAACGAATACAACTGGAGATGATATTTCTAGTATGACTTTAATGGATGTCTTACCATCTGTTGGAGATTTAGGTATCACTGATAATATTGATCGAGGAAGTCAGTTTACCCCTTCGTTGGTAAAGACAATTCAAATACCTACATCTTGGGAGGATAGAGTAGATATATACTACAGCTCCGTTGCTACACCTGAACGTGATGATTTAACGAGGAATACAAATTATCCAGAAACGACAGAGAAACTTTCTAATCCTGATAGCGCGGAAGCACCAGATTGGACATTAGCTAGTGAAATTGAAGATTGGTCTTCTATCCATGCCTTTAAAATTGAATTAAAAGATGGTGTTGAATGGATAGAAGGCGAAGACATAACAATTTCTTTCTCCATGGTAGCTCCGGCTGCTTCTGATGTAGATCCTAAGGTGTTAGATAAAAATATTAATCCAAGTGAAAGAGCAGCATGGAATTCGTTTGCGATTGCGACTGATCAAGGACAACCTGTGGAACCGACTAGAGTCGGTGTTTATATGAATTTAGATAATTCTGTACAATTATTAAAGAAAGGCGAAGATGATGAGGTTCTTCAAGGTGCGATATTCTCTCTTTATAATGAAGATAATCAAGAGATAGATTCTGGACTAACCACTAATGAACAAGGAATAATAGTTGTAGAAGACTTATTGCCGGGAAGTTATGAATTTGTAGAAACAAGCGCACCGGAAGGATATCAATTAGATGATACGCCAATACCCTTTGACATTGAGTTTGCTCAACAAGAGCCAGTTGAGATTAGTAAAGTTAACGAACTAGCCACAGGCTCTGTGGAGCTGAAAAAAGTGGGGGAAGACGGACTATTACTGGTAGGTGTAGAGTTTGAACTTCAGGATGCTGAGGGGAAAATGCTTCAGGATGGATTATTTACAGATGAAAACGGAGTTATAAAAGTAAATGGTTTAAAGCCAGGTAGTTATCAATTTGTGGAAAAGGCTACACTTGATGGATATAAGCTAGACACAAATCCTATTTCATTTGAAATTGGATTTGCGCAAAACACTCCGGTTGAATTAGAGGTAGAGAATTTATTAAGTACAGGTTCTGTAGAATTATTTAAAATAGGAGAAGAAGGAGAGGGGTTAGAAGGCGCTGAATTTACGTTACGCAATGAGGCAGGGGACGAGCTTCAAACAGGTTTAACAACGGATGAGATTGGTCAACTGCTCATTGAAGATTTGAAACCCGGTCATTACGAACTGGTAGAGACGAAGGCACCATTTGGTCATGAATTAGATGAAACACCTATACCTTTTGAAATCGTGTTTGATCAACAGGAAACGTTACAACTAACGATGGAAAACGAACAATCAACCGGAGCTGTGGAATTAACGAAGACCGGGGAAGACGGGAACATTTTAGAAGGCGTAGAATTTGAGCTGCAAGATGCGGAAGGGAATACCCTTCAAGAGAATTTGACCACAGATGCAGATGGCAAGTTACTCGTGCAAGAGTTGAAACCAGGAAACTATCAATTCGTCGAAACCAGCACGATCCAAGGATACGACATTGATAACACGCCTATCTCCTTTGACATTGTACTGGGGCAAACAGAACCAACCGAAGTTTCCTTTGAAAATCCATTAACACCGGGAGCTGTTACCTTAACGAAGGTAGGAGAAGAAGGAGAGGGGTTAGAAGGCGCTGAATTTACGTTACGCAATGAGGCAGGGGACGAGCTTCAAACAGACTTAACAACGGATGAGACTGGTCAACTGCTTATCGAAGACTTGAAACCCGGTCATTACGAACTGGTAGAGACGAAGGCACCCTTCGGCTACCAATTAGATAAAACGCCTATACCTTTTGAAATCGTGTTTGATCAACAGGAAACATTACAATTGACGATGGAAAACAGCTATATTCCAAGTACCTTCGAGTTAACCAAACAAGGGGAAGATGGACGCTTATTAGAAGGTGTCGTCTTCGAATTGCAGGATAGCGACGGCGAAACGCTAGAAGAAGGTTTTACGACAGATGAGCAAGGAAAGCTAACGATAGCTGATCTTGATCCTGGTAGCTATCAATTAGTCGAAACAGAGACCATTGCAGGCTATGACTTGGATGCGACGCCAATTGAGTTTGATATTGGTTTAGGACAAACGGAACCAACCGAAGTTTCCTTTGAAAATCCATTAACACCGGGAGCTGTTACCTTAACGAAGGTAGGAGAAGAAGGAGAGGGGTTAGAAGGCGCTGAATTTACGTTACGCAATGAGGCAGGGGACGAGCTTCAAACAGGTTTAATAACGAATGAGACTGGTCAACTGCTTATTGAAGATTTGAAACCCGGTCATTACGAACTGGTAGAGACGAAGGCACCATTTGGTCATGAATTAGATGAAACACCTATACCTTTTGAAATCGTGTTTGATCAACAGGAAACGTTACAACTAACGATGGAAAATGAACAATCAACCGGAGCTGTGGAATTAACGAAGACAGGGGAAGACGGGAACGATTTAGAAGGCGTAGAATTTGAGCTGCAAGATGCGGAAGGGAATACCTTGCAAACAGGATTGGAAACTAATGCGGGTGGTAAGTTATTGATTAGTGATTTAAAACCTGGTAGTTATCAATTTGTGGAAACAGAAGGTTTACCTGGGTATGACCTAATTGCGGATCCTATTGAATTTATTATTACACTTGGTCAGACAGAAGTTACAAAAGTTAATGCGGTGAATCCACTATCTACTGGATCAGTTGAACTAACCAAGTTAGGAAAAGCAGATAATGGCTTATCTGGAGCGATATTTGAATTGTTAAATGAGCAAGGGGAAACACTGCAAATGGGTCTTGCTACTGATCAAAATGGAAAGTTAATCATTGAAGATTTGAAACCAGGTTCTTATCAACTAGTAGAAACGGAAGCGCCTTTCGGTTATGAGTTAGATAGCACTCCAATACCATTTGAAATTGATTTTAACCAAGCAGAAACATTGAATCTAGCAATGAAGAACAGTATGACTAGCGGCTCAGTTGAATTAACAAAAGTAGATGAAGAAACTGGTGGAACATTAGCAGGTGCGACCTTTGAACTTCAACAAGAAGGAAAGGTTTTACAAGAGAATTTGAAAACAGATGAAAATGGGAAACTTTTAGTGGAGGACTTAACGCCAGGTACTTATCAATTTGTCGAAACGCGAGCTCCTGATGGCTATCAGCTAGATTCAGCACCTCTCACCTTTACGATTGATTTAGGTCAAAGTGAAACGTTATTAATCTCTACCGATAATACCATTGTAAAAGGTGATTTTGCATTAACCAAGGTAGATTTTGATAATCCATCGTTACCTTTAGCAGGTGTGAAGTTTGAAGTGCAAGATGCAGAAGGAAACATATTAAGAGAGGATCTTGTAACAGGAGAAGATGGCAAGCTTTTAATTGAAGATTTACGTCCTGGAAAATATCTGCTAAAAGAAACGGAGCCGTTAGAAGGTTATCACTCCCATCGACCGATATCCTTCACAATTGATAAAGGACAATTAGCACCTAAAAAAATAGCATTAACTAATAAGCAAATTCGTTCAGGCGTAGAATTAGTAAAGTTAGACAGTAAGAATAAGGAAAAGACCCTACATGGGGCAGAATTCAGTTTAAAAAATAAGGATGGCGAACTTATTGCGCAAGATCTTACCACCGATGAAAATGGTATGATTATTGTTGATTATTTAAAGCCTGGAGAGTATTACTTTACAGAAACAAAAGCTCCTAAAGGTTATACGCTTGATCCATCACCTATTCGATTTACAATAGAATTAGGACAATCTGAACGAACGAAAGTCGAAGTGCTGAATCAATTGGAAGTAAATGGTGAAGAAAAGACTCAATCTAGTCTTCCTACAACAGCAACAAATATTTTTAATTATACGTTATGGGGAGCTCTTTTTGTGATTGGTGGTACCGTTACTTTCATGTTCTATCGTCGTAGAAGACAATAA
- a CDS encoding nitroreductase family protein, with product MKNINMQDYRKADYPIDDMFVNRWSPRSFAEKELEEDTLMTVLEAARWSPSGSNKQPWRFIVARSEEDRKQFHSFIMDGNLAWCTKAPAYVLIISDTEAGAAHAFDAGTAWGFLSLQAMKQGLITHAMGGFYKDQAREALNIPERYQLHAVIAIGYQDEKEKLEEAFQEREVPSPRRPLSETVMEGKFKA from the coding sequence ATGAAGAACATAAATATGCAAGATTACCGCAAGGCCGACTATCCGATCGATGACATGTTTGTAAATCGCTGGTCACCTCGTTCCTTCGCGGAAAAAGAACTAGAAGAAGATACATTAATGACCGTACTCGAAGCAGCTCGCTGGTCACCATCCGGGAGCAACAAACAGCCATGGCGCTTTATCGTTGCCCGTTCAGAAGAGGATCGCAAGCAATTTCATTCCTTTATTATGGATGGGAATTTAGCATGGTGTACCAAAGCACCTGCATATGTGTTAATTATATCGGATACCGAAGCAGGCGCTGCACATGCTTTTGATGCGGGTACAGCTTGGGGATTCCTATCCTTACAAGCGATGAAACAAGGACTGATTACACACGCAATGGGCGGTTTCTATAAAGACCAGGCACGTGAAGCTCTGAACATTCCGGAACGATACCAGCTGCACGCAGTTATCGCCATTGGTTACCAGGATGAGAAAGAAAAGCTGGAAGAAGCATTCCAGGAACGCGAAGTACCATCACCGCGTCGTCCGTTAAGTGAAACGGTAATGGAAGGGAAGTTTAAAGCCTGA
- a CDS encoding helix-turn-helix domain-containing protein — protein MRYDRGKIVRKYRKMLGWSQTKLGNHVNTSASIISRFEAGKYTLTEEKITQIQQALNIKEITYPAYHPLLDKLNAWQKSISMGNHQKADDYYKQFKDVSIRSLNDETGLYSLCHFRYGLMKFNLDYAEAFLEDVKKHADVIPTPYGYLYYKSIGCYYLLRSQMGDAWTYLHVAKKLDKEQFTHDGEIHLYYALAYYLRENFADSHEHAVKAMMLFQDKMNQPNILYSRFLVIKNQIRRESTPTIIEQLHTILENYPSTHRFYIYYLISYAYLQQDEYEQALKYIRKALHHETNPFFKERYLYLYAYIYALMGDVEMTITMINGGLKMATSEKYQYRFYILKEIVQCTYGSESFRRRVSEEIIPFYQSNGDVVEANYCHAILGDVYYRLKSYKQACKHYYVFPGNRFISHLLQKYPVK, from the coding sequence GTGAGGTATGATCGAGGTAAAATTGTACGAAAATATCGAAAGATGCTTGGCTGGTCGCAAACCAAATTAGGCAATCATGTAAATACCAGCGCATCGATCATTAGCAGATTTGAAGCTGGCAAATACACCCTTACGGAGGAAAAGATAACCCAGATCCAGCAGGCCCTTAATATTAAAGAAATTACCTATCCAGCCTATCATCCGCTGCTTGACAAATTAAATGCCTGGCAAAAAAGCATCTCCATGGGGAATCACCAAAAGGCAGATGACTATTATAAGCAATTCAAAGACGTATCGATCCGCTCTTTGAACGATGAAACTGGCTTGTATTCCCTTTGTCATTTCCGTTACGGATTGATGAAATTCAACCTTGATTATGCCGAAGCTTTCCTGGAGGACGTCAAGAAACATGCTGATGTTATTCCCACACCTTATGGTTACCTTTATTATAAGTCGATCGGTTGTTATTATTTACTTCGTTCCCAAATGGGAGATGCCTGGACTTATTTGCATGTTGCCAAGAAATTGGACAAGGAACAATTTACGCATGACGGCGAAATCCACTTATACTATGCACTTGCCTATTATTTACGAGAAAATTTTGCAGATTCGCACGAGCACGCTGTCAAAGCAATGATGTTATTTCAGGACAAAATGAACCAGCCTAATATTCTATATTCCCGCTTTCTCGTCATCAAGAACCAAATCCGCAGAGAATCTACGCCAACGATCATTGAACAATTACACACTATCCTTGAAAACTATCCAAGCACACACCGTTTCTACATCTACTACTTAATCAGCTACGCCTACCTGCAGCAAGACGAATATGAACAGGCACTGAAGTATATTCGCAAAGCACTCCATCATGAAACGAATCCTTTTTTTAAAGAAAGATACCTGTACCTGTATGCCTACATATACGCATTAATGGGCGATGTTGAAATGACGATTACGATGATCAATGGCGGTCTAAAGATGGCCACCTCAGAAAAATACCAGTACCGCTTCTACATTTTGAAAGAAATCGTGCAGTGTACGTACGGATCAGAATCATTCCGCAGGCGAGTAAGCGAGGAGATTATTCCTTTTTACCAATCAAATGGCGATGTCGTCGAAGCTAACTACTGTCATGCAATTCTTGGGGATGTCTATTACCGGCTGAAATCCTACAAACAGGCTTGTAAGCATTATTACGTATTTCCTGGCAACCGATTTATTTCGCACTTGCTGCAGAAGTATCCCGTCAAGTAA
- a CDS encoding DUF1540 domain-containing protein yields the protein MAKDVKCEVNNCKFWAEGNRCHADIIYVVSHTGHSAATEEETDCQTFEPSV from the coding sequence ATGGCTAAAGATGTAAAATGTGAGGTTAACAACTGTAAGTTCTGGGCTGAAGGGAATCGATGTCATGCAGATATCATTTATGTAGTCAGTCATACAGGACACAGTGCTGCCACTGAAGAAGAAACAGATTGCCAAACATTCGAGCCGTCCGTCTAA